From a region of the Streptomyces sp. NBC_00193 genome:
- a CDS encoding nucleoside deaminase translates to MINGEHGFDTEWHAAPEPLRRALALAYEALAAGGLAVGAVLTDADGKPVAEGRNEAYEDGPGAGPLRGTPLAHAEMNALGAARTGWDLGAATLWSTQEPCSMCAAAAEFTGVGRVRYLAPDPWALSSGNGAGSDADPGRPHWLLVANAMFLRSVAAASEGSGEPQILTHHRAAEPETAAFHDSLPPGLPTAASPEDWLRPHWAGLAELATARELRMRR, encoded by the coding sequence ATGATCAACGGGGAGCATGGTTTCGACACCGAGTGGCACGCTGCGCCGGAGCCCCTGCGCAGGGCGCTCGCCCTCGCCTACGAGGCGCTCGCGGCCGGGGGCTTGGCGGTCGGAGCGGTGCTGACGGACGCCGACGGGAAGCCGGTCGCCGAAGGGCGCAACGAGGCGTACGAGGACGGCCCGGGCGCCGGGCCGCTGCGCGGCACACCCCTGGCCCACGCCGAGATGAACGCGCTGGGGGCCGCCCGCACGGGCTGGGACCTGGGCGCGGCGACGCTGTGGAGCACCCAGGAGCCGTGCTCGATGTGCGCGGCCGCGGCCGAGTTCACCGGCGTGGGGCGGGTCCGGTACCTCGCCCCGGACCCGTGGGCGCTGTCGAGCGGCAACGGCGCCGGATCCGACGCCGACCCGGGCCGGCCGCACTGGCTGCTGGTCGCCAATGCCATGTTCCTGCGGAGCGTGGCAGCAGCCTCGGAGGGCTCCGGGGAACCGCAGATCCTGACCCACCACCGGGCCGCCGAACCGGAGACCGCAGCCTTCCACGACAGCCTGCCTCCGGGCCTGCCCACGGCCGCCTCCCCGGAGGACTGGCTGCGCCCCCACTGGGCCGGACTCGCGGAACTCGCGACGGCCCGCGAGCTGCGTATGCGTCGCTGA
- a CDS encoding dynamin family protein gives MVTLDVRPQLLDALSALRDRVASVRLPLPLPGAPRARQTRAELLAQLDDYLVPRLKAPEAPLLAVVGGSTGAGKSTLVNSLVGRQVSEAGVLRPTTRTPVLVCHPDDHHWFAGVRVLPDLMRVWAPQDDEDTPLSARKSAYRPGDRHGRGYPPTPREVRIETVSTLPRGLAILDAPDIDSLVVDNRTLAAQLICAADVWVMVTTASRYADAVPWHLLRTAKQYKATLVTVLDRVPHQVLAEVSRQYGALLTRAGLGEVPRFTVPELPESAGGGGLLPASAVAPLFAWLAHHAQDPAARQYAVGRTALGALDSLGRRMPELASAVAAQHAAAVRLTFAVEDAYKREGKRVRGRLDRGAVLAGDALTRWRGYPLDTSADELLDSLAESLAALLQCAVAAADERIAEAWRREPAAGAVSLPAPDREAAERIGMAVRRWRRVLEELAEEEVARLDRQPAPDPDGVAALLVAALLGGKRARPAGEKLAERIGVQAAVRLRDRGGELVAEHLDQVLRAERDRRLAPIEALEVSPEPQAELIAALSVLQKER, from the coding sequence GTGGTGACCTTGGATGTTCGGCCTCAGCTGCTCGATGCCCTGTCCGCCCTGCGCGACCGGGTCGCGTCCGTGCGTCTGCCGCTGCCCCTGCCCGGCGCCCCCCGCGCCCGCCAGACCAGAGCGGAGCTGCTCGCGCAGCTCGACGACTACCTCGTACCCCGGCTGAAGGCGCCGGAGGCGCCGCTGCTCGCCGTCGTCGGCGGGTCCACCGGGGCCGGTAAGTCCACCCTCGTCAATTCCCTCGTGGGGCGCCAAGTGAGTGAAGCCGGAGTGCTCCGGCCCACGACGCGCACCCCCGTTCTCGTCTGCCATCCGGATGACCACCACTGGTTCGCCGGGGTACGGGTGCTGCCCGATCTGATGCGGGTCTGGGCCCCCCAGGACGACGAGGACACCCCCTTGTCCGCCCGCAAGTCCGCGTACCGGCCGGGCGACCGGCACGGGCGCGGGTACCCGCCCACCCCCCGCGAGGTGCGGATCGAGACCGTCTCCACCCTGCCCCGCGGCCTCGCCATCCTCGACGCCCCCGACATCGACTCCCTGGTGGTCGACAACCGGACGCTCGCCGCGCAGCTCATCTGCGCCGCGGACGTCTGGGTCATGGTCACGACCGCCTCGCGGTACGCCGACGCCGTGCCCTGGCACCTCCTGCGCACCGCCAAGCAGTACAAGGCCACCCTCGTCACCGTCCTCGACCGGGTCCCGCACCAGGTGCTCGCCGAGGTCTCCCGCCAGTACGGGGCCCTGCTCACGCGGGCCGGGCTCGGCGAGGTGCCCCGGTTCACGGTGCCCGAGCTGCCCGAATCGGCCGGCGGGGGCGGGCTGCTGCCCGCCAGCGCCGTGGCCCCGCTGTTCGCCTGGCTCGCGCACCACGCGCAGGACCCGGCCGCCCGCCAGTACGCCGTCGGGCGCACCGCGCTCGGCGCGCTCGACTCCCTCGGGCGCCGGATGCCGGAGCTCGCCTCGGCCGTCGCGGCCCAGCACGCCGCCGCCGTACGGCTGACCTTCGCCGTCGAGGACGCCTACAAGCGGGAGGGCAAGCGGGTCCGCGGCCGCCTGGACCGGGGCGCCGTACTCGCCGGGGACGCACTGACCCGCTGGCGCGGCTACCCGCTCGACACCAGCGCCGACGAACTGCTCGACTCCCTCGCGGAATCCCTCGCGGCGCTGCTCCAGTGCGCCGTCGCCGCCGCCGACGAACGCATCGCGGAGGCGTGGCGGCGCGAGCCCGCCGCCGGCGCGGTGTCCCTGCCGGCCCCCGACCGGGAGGCGGCGGAACGTATCGGCATGGCCGTACGCCGCTGGCGGCGCGTGCTGGAGGAACTCGCCGAGGAAGAGGTGGCGCGGCTCGACAGGCAGCCCGCGCCCGACCCCGACGGGGTCGCCGCCCTGCTGGTCGCGGCCCTCCTCGGCGGCAAGCGGGCCCGGCCGGCCGGGGAGAAGCTCGCCGAGCGGATCGGAGTACAGGCCGCCGTACGCCTGCGCGACCGGGGCGGCGAACTCGTCGCCGAGCACCTCGACCAGGTGCTGCGCGCCGAACGCGACCGCCGCCTCGCCCCGATCGAAGCGCTCGAAGTGAGTCCCGAACCCCAGGCCGAGCTGATCGCCGCGCTGTCCGTACTGCAGAAGGAGAGGTGA
- a CDS encoding GTPase, whose protein sequence is MTALTDRTDDRWDDGLIARSRPRTSEDDWPASGDEEGDEALVRAVSGAGSDGGKAPAPPLSPEAQALRVRLDALRQLIGLSRTRILDGKTLAEAGRVLDEAAARRGLSAQHTVVAIAGATGSGKSTLFNSLAGVQISETGLRRPTTAAPIACSWSDGAAGLLDRLEIPGRLRRRPRETSEAEVLRGMVLVDLPDLDSAVGAHRDHVDRVLALVDAVVWVVDPEKYADAVLHERYLRPLAGHAEVTFVVLNQVDRLPGESADLVLDDLRRLLDDDGIALGEHGEPGATVIGLSALTGEGVGELREMLGQFTQEKGAATRRISADVDKAAARLRPLYVADGHAGPEIGETARAEFEDRLAEAVGAYAAGLAAERAWRRNAGKACGTPWLRLWRWYESRRSPRSLAGLAALAAIGRSPTASEVPVEEEVTARQRVEQAVRTVADEAVRGLPDPWAQAVRETAVRGAEGLPQALDEIAVTLGPAVAVPSARPPRPSWWPAAVLAQAAMTLLQIYGGLWLVGQIAGVLEPSLMPPVLLMAAGIIGGPLVEWACSIGARGPARRYGQDAERRLREAAAGCGRARVLEPVAAELLRYREVREQYATVAKLSTSRQ, encoded by the coding sequence GTGACCGCCCTGACCGACCGCACCGACGACCGCTGGGACGACGGACTGATCGCCCGCTCGCGCCCCCGGACCAGCGAGGACGACTGGCCCGCGAGCGGTGACGAGGAGGGCGACGAAGCACTCGTACGGGCGGTTTCCGGCGCCGGAAGCGACGGCGGCAAGGCCCCCGCGCCCCCGCTCAGCCCCGAGGCGCAGGCCCTGCGGGTCCGCCTCGACGCGCTGCGCCAGCTCATCGGGCTGTCCCGGACCAGGATCCTCGACGGAAAGACCCTCGCCGAAGCCGGACGCGTCCTGGACGAGGCGGCCGCGCGCCGCGGGCTGTCGGCGCAGCACACGGTCGTCGCCATCGCCGGAGCCACCGGAAGCGGCAAGTCCACGCTCTTCAACTCACTCGCCGGAGTGCAGATCTCCGAGACCGGGCTGCGCAGGCCGACGACCGCCGCACCCATCGCGTGCAGCTGGTCCGACGGCGCCGCGGGACTGCTGGACCGCCTCGAGATCCCCGGACGGCTGCGCCGCCGCCCCCGCGAGACCTCGGAGGCCGAGGTGCTGCGCGGCATGGTCCTCGTCGACCTGCCCGACCTGGACTCGGCCGTCGGAGCCCACCGCGACCACGTGGACCGGGTACTGGCGCTGGTCGACGCGGTGGTGTGGGTGGTGGACCCGGAGAAGTACGCGGACGCCGTCCTGCACGAGCGCTACCTGCGCCCGCTGGCCGGGCACGCCGAGGTGACCTTCGTCGTGCTGAACCAGGTGGACCGGCTGCCGGGGGAGTCCGCCGATCTCGTACTGGACGACCTGCGCCGGCTCCTCGACGACGACGGGATCGCACTCGGCGAACACGGCGAGCCGGGAGCCACCGTCATCGGACTTTCCGCCCTTACGGGTGAAGGCGTCGGGGAACTGCGCGAGATGCTCGGACAGTTCACCCAGGAGAAGGGCGCCGCGACCCGCCGCATCTCCGCCGATGTCGACAAGGCCGCGGCCCGCCTGCGGCCGCTCTACGTGGCCGACGGCCACGCCGGGCCGGAGATCGGGGAGACCGCGCGCGCCGAGTTCGAGGACCGGCTCGCCGAGGCGGTCGGGGCGTACGCGGCCGGGCTCGCCGCCGAGCGGGCCTGGCGGCGCAACGCCGGGAAGGCCTGCGGTACCCCGTGGCTGCGCCTGTGGCGGTGGTACGAGAGCCGGCGCTCCCCGCGCTCGCTGGCCGGCCTCGCCGCCCTGGCGGCGATCGGGCGTTCCCCGACGGCGTCCGAAGTGCCGGTCGAGGAAGAGGTGACGGCCCGCCAGCGGGTGGAACAGGCCGTACGGACCGTCGCCGACGAGGCGGTCCGCGGGCTGCCCGACCCCTGGGCGCAGGCAGTACGGGAGACCGCGGTCCGCGGCGCCGAGGGGCTCCCCCAGGCGCTGGACGAGATCGCGGTGACCCTCGGGCCGGCCGTCGCGGTGCCCAGCGCCCGCCCGCCCCGGCCCTCGTGGTGGCCGGCGGCGGTGCTGGCACAGGCCGCCATGACCCTGCTCCAGATCTACGGCGGGCTGTGGCTGGTCGGGCAGATCGCCGGGGTGCTGGAGCCGAGCCTGATGCCGCCGGTCCTGCTGATGGCGGCCGGCATCATCGGCGGACCCCTCGTGGAGTGGGCCTGTTCGATCGGGGCCAGGGGTCCGGCGCGACGCTACGGGCAGGACGCGGAGCGGCGGCTGCGCGAGGCTGCGGCCGGCTGCGGCCGGGCCCGGGTGCTGGAGCCGGTGGCGGCGGAGCTGCTGCGCTACCGGGAGGTGCGCGAGCAGTACGCGACGGTGGCGAAGTTGTCCACAAGCCGTCAGTAG
- a CDS encoding single-stranded DNA-binding protein — protein MNDTQVTLVGYVATQIDYKDTASGPAARFRFAVTPRYYDRKKETWADAPTSFYTVWARRGLAVNLAGSVSVGEPLVVHGRLRVREDPPDGEGNRWFSANIDATAIGHDLNRGTAAFRRVVRTDVPLMAPQKAAVV, from the coding sequence ATGAACGACACCCAGGTGACGCTGGTGGGCTACGTGGCCACGCAGATCGACTACAAGGACACGGCGAGCGGCCCGGCGGCCCGGTTCCGCTTCGCGGTCACCCCGAGGTACTACGACCGGAAGAAGGAGACCTGGGCGGACGCGCCCACCAGTTTCTACACGGTGTGGGCCCGGCGCGGCCTCGCCGTGAACCTCGCCGGATCCGTCTCCGTCGGTGAACCGCTGGTGGTCCACGGAAGGCTGCGGGTGCGGGAGGACCCGCCCGACGGGGAGGGCAACCGGTGGTTCTCGGCCAACATCGACGCGACCGCCATCGGGCACGACCTGAACCGCGGCACGGCGGCCTTCCGGCGGGTCGTCAGGACGGACGTACCGCTGATGGCCCCTCAGAAGGCGGCGGTGGTCTGA